In the Kitasatospora terrestris genome, one interval contains:
- a CDS encoding ABC transporter permease — protein MGGGLGLAFDLGLAGLAIGSAAALSGVGLVVTHRATGVLNLAQGAQAMATAYLLRELVVVRHWPLALAAAFCLLLAAPAFGVLLDLAVFRPLQRRGAGPAETMVASIGVFVLLIGAAVLVWGTAPYGDAPALVPGTPLAHPFGHVLRLDTVLQLGAVLALAAAVGLVGRYTRFGLRLRAVVDNRGLARLTGVDADRISSAGWAFGSFAAGLVGVLLAPSLLLDPYGLPLLVMETMAVAVAARLRSLPGAVATGLVLGVAQSELLRLRPAGQLLPLAQALQANLFVVALLVAALLPWARGTDDTGLALGPGRAGDRRGAAVVRTVCAVLVLLPLGFRADDLRHALLVPALALVLLSIVVVTGYGGQISLGQAGYAGLGALGTALLMSGKVPGLPPMAAPAALLLAVAVTVPLGLLTGWPAIRRRGLALALVTFAVGTALSRLVFDQPYATTGLLVARDGLPRGDRGFYAVELLLLAAGLLLVRNLHRGSLGRALAAMRDQQAGASAAGVDVPRLKLLVFMAGAGLAALGGGLMALGGQAFDPAAFDPVQGLLWFATVVVAGADSAVGAVLAAALLVGLDAGTAAGISAVVVGALATAIGRLPGGLAGVAARWGSRTRPVAVRLTPLGRRVRDRLRDRGGAGGQGRDRGGAGGQGRDRAVGRAR, from the coding sequence GTGGGCGGCGGGCTGGGGCTGGCGTTCGATCTGGGGCTGGCCGGGCTCGCCATCGGCAGCGCGGCCGCGCTGAGCGGCGTCGGCCTGGTGGTCACCCACCGGGCGACCGGTGTGCTCAACCTCGCGCAGGGCGCGCAGGCGATGGCCACCGCGTACCTGCTGCGCGAACTGGTCGTCGTCCGGCACTGGCCGCTCGCGCTCGCCGCCGCGTTCTGCCTGCTGCTGGCCGCGCCCGCGTTCGGCGTCCTGCTCGACCTGGCGGTGTTCCGTCCGCTCCAGCGGCGGGGCGCCGGTCCCGCCGAGACGATGGTCGCGAGCATCGGCGTGTTCGTGCTGCTGATCGGCGCCGCCGTGCTGGTCTGGGGCACCGCGCCGTACGGCGACGCGCCCGCGCTGGTGCCCGGCACTCCGCTCGCCCACCCGTTCGGGCACGTGCTGCGGTTGGACACCGTCCTGCAGCTCGGCGCGGTGCTGGCCCTGGCGGCGGCCGTCGGCCTGGTCGGGCGGTACACCCGGTTCGGGCTGCGGCTGCGGGCGGTCGTCGACAACCGGGGCCTCGCCCGGCTGACCGGCGTCGACGCCGACCGGATCTCCTCCGCCGGGTGGGCGTTCGGCTCCTTCGCCGCCGGACTGGTCGGCGTCCTGCTGGCGCCGTCCCTGCTGCTCGACCCGTACGGGCTGCCGCTGCTGGTGATGGAGACGATGGCCGTCGCCGTGGCCGCCCGGCTGCGCTCGCTGCCGGGCGCCGTCGCCACCGGCCTGGTGCTCGGCGTCGCCCAGAGCGAACTCCTCCGGCTCCGCCCCGCCGGGCAGCTGCTGCCGCTCGCCCAGGCGCTGCAGGCCAACCTGTTCGTGGTCGCGCTGCTGGTCGCCGCCCTGCTGCCGTGGGCCCGCGGCACCGACGACACCGGGCTCGCCCTCGGCCCGGGCCGGGCCGGCGACCGGCGCGGGGCGGCGGTGGTGCGGACCGTGTGCGCGGTGCTGGTGCTCCTCCCGCTCGGCTTCCGCGCCGACGACCTGCGGCACGCGCTGCTGGTGCCCGCCCTCGCCCTGGTCCTGCTGTCGATCGTGGTCGTCACCGGCTACGGCGGGCAGATCTCGCTCGGGCAGGCCGGGTACGCGGGGCTCGGGGCGCTCGGCACCGCCCTGCTGATGTCGGGAAAGGTCCCCGGCCTCCCGCCGATGGCCGCCCCCGCCGCCCTGCTGCTCGCGGTCGCCGTGACCGTGCCGCTCGGCCTGCTCACCGGCTGGCCGGCCATCCGGCGCCGGGGCCTGGCCCTCGCCCTGGTCACCTTCGCGGTCGGCACGGCCCTCAGCCGGCTGGTGTTCGACCAGCCGTACGCCACGACCGGACTCCTCGTCGCCCGGGACGGCCTGCCACGCGGCGACCGGGGCTTCTACGCCGTCGAACTGCTGCTGCTCGCCGCCGGCCTGCTGCTCGTCCGCAACCTGCACCGGGGCTCGCTCGGACGGGCCCTCGCCGCGATGCGCGACCAGCAGGCGGGCGCCTCCGCCGCCGGCGTCGACGTGCCCCGGCTGAAACTCCTGGTCTTCATGGCCGGCGCCGGCCTCGCCGCGCTCGGCGGCGGGCTGATGGCGCTCGGCGGGCAGGCCTTCGACCCCGCCGCCTTCGACCCGGTGCAGGGCCTGCTCTGGTTCGCCACCGTGGTCGTCGCCGGCGCGGACAGCGCGGTCGGCGCGGTCCTCGCCGCCGCCCTGCTGGTCGGCCTCGACGCGGGCACCGCGGCCGGCATCTCCGCGGTGGTGGTCGGCGCGCTCGCCACCGCCATCGGACGGCTGCCGGGCGGGCTCGCCGGCGTCGCCGCCCGGTGGGGCTCCCGCACCCGGCCGGTGGCGGTCCGGCTGACACCGCTCGGACGGCGGGTCCGCGACCGGCTCCGCGACCGGGGCGGTGCGGGCGGTCAGGGCCGGGACCGGGGCGGTGCGGGCGGCCAGGGCCGGGACCGGGCCGTCGGGAGGGCGCGATGA
- a CDS encoding ABC transporter ATP-binding protein codes for MTGAGGLAAHGVVRRYGGITAVDGVDLAAPPGRVTALIGPNGAGKSTLFDCLAGTVRPDAGRVLLAGRDVTALPDHARARLGLLRTFQQIAAFQSLTVAENVRIGAEQVHGGLARGLLGLPPGEGRQRTVQENTERALRLLDLRPVRDWPADRLPTGALRLLELARALAAAPHVLLLDEPAAGLDQAQTARLTGVLRALAAEGTALLVVEHDVDLVAELADTVYVMAAGKVVAHGPAARVLADPEVAAAWGAA; via the coding sequence ATGACCGGCGCGGGCGGGCTGGCGGCCCACGGGGTGGTGCGGCGGTACGGCGGCATCACCGCCGTTGACGGGGTCGACCTCGCCGCGCCGCCCGGCCGGGTCACCGCGCTGATCGGGCCGAACGGCGCGGGCAAGAGCACCCTCTTCGACTGCCTGGCCGGCACCGTCCGGCCCGACGCGGGCCGGGTGCTGCTCGCCGGACGGGACGTCACCGCACTGCCCGACCACGCCCGCGCCCGGCTCGGGCTGCTGCGGACCTTCCAGCAGATCGCCGCGTTCCAGAGCCTCACCGTGGCCGAGAACGTCCGGATCGGGGCCGAACAGGTCCACGGAGGACTCGCGCGCGGCCTGCTCGGGCTGCCGCCGGGGGAGGGACGGCAGCGGACGGTACAGGAGAACACCGAGCGGGCGCTGCGCCTCCTCGACCTGCGGCCGGTCCGGGACTGGCCCGCCGACCGGCTGCCGACCGGCGCGCTGCGCCTGCTCGAACTCGCTCGGGCCCTCGCCGCCGCCCCGCACGTCCTGCTCCTGGACGAGCCGGCCGCCGGCCTCGACCAGGCGCAGACGGCGCGGCTCACCGGCGTCCTGCGCGCCCTGGCGGCCGAGGGCACCGCGCTGCTCGTCGTCGAGCACGACGTCGATCTGGTGGCCGAACTCGCCGACACCGTCTACGTGATGGCCGCCGGCAAGGTGGTCGCGCACGGCCCGGCCGCACGGGTCCTGGCCGACCCGGAGGTGGCGGCGGCATGGGGCGCGGCATGA
- a CDS encoding ABC transporter ATP-binding protein, whose protein sequence is MSVEVELRGVRVRYGLLEALHGVDLACPAGAVTVLVGRNGAGRTTALRAMAGLVRPTAGQVRWRGRDVGGLDAYRRAREGIAFVPAERAVFGALTVAENLRLGADGGPARPAFPELTALLGRRAGELSGGQQQLVALGRALAADPGLLLLDEPGRGLAPAVVARLHAMLRESAERGRTVVLAEQTVPRTLGRAGFVHVLRRGRVAVSGELGELRDWEG, encoded by the coding sequence GTGAGCGTCGAGGTGGAGCTGCGCGGGGTGCGGGTGCGGTACGGGCTGCTGGAGGCGCTGCACGGGGTCGACCTGGCGTGCCCGGCCGGGGCGGTCACCGTCCTGGTCGGACGGAACGGGGCGGGGCGGACCACCGCGTTGCGGGCGATGGCGGGACTGGTGCGGCCGACCGCCGGGCAGGTGCGGTGGCGGGGCCGGGACGTCGGCGGGCTCGACGCGTACCGGCGCGCGCGCGAGGGGATCGCGTTCGTGCCCGCGGAGCGCGCGGTCTTCGGCGCGCTGACGGTGGCGGAGAACCTGCGGCTCGGCGCGGACGGCGGCCCGGCCCGGCCGGCCTTCCCCGAACTGACCGCGCTGCTCGGCCGGCGCGCCGGGGAGCTGTCCGGCGGACAGCAGCAACTGGTGGCGCTGGGACGGGCCTTGGCCGCCGACCCGGGCCTGCTCCTGCTGGACGAGCCGGGGCGCGGCCTGGCACCCGCGGTGGTGGCCCGACTGCACGCGATGCTGCGGGAGTCGGCGGAGCGGGGCCGCACGGTCGTGCTCGCCGAACAGACCGTCCCGCGGACGCTGGGCCGCGCGGGCTTCGTCCACGTGCTGCGCCGCGGCCGGGTCGCGGTCAGCGGCGAACTCGGCGAACTGCGCGACTGGGAAGGCTAG
- a CDS encoding carboxyl transferase domain-containing protein, with protein sequence MTARQLIDLIADPGSLTGWDEPLGPPPADPRYRASLARACERTGLDEAVTTGRATLAGRPVALIVSEFDFLGGSIGVATAERITRAVERATAERLPLIALPVSGGTRMQEGAAAFLCMLRVTAAVHAHRAAGLPYLTYLRNPTMGGVFASWGTLGHLVLAEPGARLGFLGPRVYEQLRGEPLPPDIQRPDTLLARELIDATVAPADLRDVLRRALTVLAPTTPASSAPAPSAPAPSAPAAAEPDEEPNGGDAWESVLRTRRTDRIGAREFLALAAEEFLPLGGSGALVHGLAVIGGHRLLAVGQQRQAPGGPARPFTAADLRAVRRLAQTAGELGLPLLTVVDTTGAELSVRAELDGVAVEIAHCLHALTALHTPVLAVLLGQGSGGGALALLPADRVLAAEHAWLAPLPPEGASAIVHRDGAHAPELARAQGIRAHDLAAAGLVDRIVAEDPADTFPARLGTAVAAALGELTALPTPALLAARAHRNRHLGG encoded by the coding sequence GTGACGGCACGTCAGCTCATCGACCTGATCGCCGACCCGGGCTCGCTGACCGGCTGGGACGAACCCCTCGGCCCGCCGCCCGCCGACCCGCGCTACCGCGCCTCGCTCGCCCGCGCCTGCGAACGCACCGGCCTGGACGAGGCCGTCACCACCGGCCGCGCCACCCTCGCAGGCCGGCCGGTCGCCCTGATCGTCTCCGAGTTCGACTTCCTCGGGGGCTCGATCGGCGTCGCCACCGCCGAACGCATCACCCGCGCCGTCGAGCGGGCCACCGCCGAACGCCTCCCGCTGATCGCCCTCCCCGTCTCCGGCGGCACCCGGATGCAGGAGGGTGCCGCCGCCTTCCTGTGCATGCTCCGGGTCACCGCCGCCGTCCACGCCCACCGGGCGGCCGGGCTGCCGTACCTCACCTACCTGCGCAACCCCACCATGGGCGGGGTGTTCGCCTCCTGGGGCACCCTCGGCCACCTGGTCCTCGCCGAGCCGGGCGCCCGGCTCGGCTTCCTCGGCCCGCGGGTGTACGAGCAGCTGCGCGGCGAACCGCTGCCGCCGGACATCCAGCGGCCCGACACCCTGCTCGCCCGCGAACTGATCGACGCCACCGTCGCCCCCGCCGACCTGCGGGACGTGCTGCGCCGCGCGCTCACCGTCCTCGCCCCCACCACTCCCGCCTCCTCCGCTCCCGCCCCCTCCGCTCCCGCCCCCTCCGCTCCCGCCGCGGCCGAACCGGACGAGGAGCCGAACGGCGGCGACGCGTGGGAGTCCGTCCTGCGCACCCGCCGCACCGACCGGATCGGCGCCCGCGAGTTCCTCGCCCTCGCCGCGGAGGAGTTCCTGCCGCTCGGCGGGAGCGGCGCGCTGGTGCACGGCCTCGCCGTGATCGGCGGCCACCGGCTGCTCGCCGTCGGCCAGCAGCGCCAGGCCCCCGGCGGCCCGGCCCGCCCGTTCACCGCTGCCGACCTGCGCGCGGTGCGCCGCCTCGCGCAGACCGCCGGTGAGCTCGGGCTTCCGCTGCTCACCGTCGTCGACACCACCGGCGCCGAACTCTCCGTCCGCGCCGAACTGGACGGCGTCGCCGTCGAGATCGCGCACTGCCTGCACGCGCTCACCGCGCTGCACACCCCCGTCCTCGCCGTCCTGCTCGGCCAGGGCTCCGGCGGCGGCGCGCTCGCCCTGCTCCCCGCGGACCGCGTCCTGGCCGCGGAGCACGCCTGGCTCGCCCCGCTGCCGCCCGAGGGCGCGTCCGCGATCGTCCACCGGGACGGCGCCCACGCCCCGGAACTCGCCCGCGCCCAGGGCATCCGCGCCCACGACCTCGCCGCGGCCGGCCTGGTCGACCGGATCGTCGCCGAGGACCCCGCCGACACCTTCCCCGCCCGCCTCGGCACCGCCGTCGCCGCCGCCCTCGGCGAACTCACCGCCCTCCCCACTCCCGCCCTCCTCGCCGCCCGCGCCCACCGCAACCGCCACCTCGGCGGCTGA
- a CDS encoding Rrf2 family transcriptional regulator, which translates to MRLTKSTDIALRIAMRLAVLGDGEQPTTREVADAVAVPYNHAAKVVSRLQHLGVVEARRGRGGGLALTPVGRTGSIGRLVRELEGVGDVVGCEDDPPCPLRSACRLRGVLRQAQEAFYAALDPYTVDDLVGPPTGPVLLALTVGPGQD; encoded by the coding sequence GTGAGGCTGACCAAGAGCACCGACATCGCGCTGCGCATCGCCATGCGCCTCGCGGTGCTGGGCGACGGCGAGCAGCCGACCACCCGCGAGGTGGCCGACGCCGTCGCCGTGCCGTACAACCACGCGGCGAAGGTGGTCAGCCGGCTCCAACACCTGGGTGTGGTCGAGGCCCGGCGAGGTCGCGGCGGTGGGCTGGCGCTCACCCCCGTCGGTCGGACCGGCTCGATCGGGCGGCTGGTCCGCGAGCTGGAGGGGGTGGGTGACGTGGTCGGCTGCGAGGACGACCCGCCCTGTCCGCTGCGCTCCGCCTGTCGGCTGCGCGGGGTGCTGCGCCAGGCCCAGGAGGCGTTCTACGCGGCGCTGGATCCGTACACGGTGGACGACCTGGTCGGTCCACCCACCGGTCCGGTGCTGCTGGCCCTGACCGTGGGGCCCGGGCAGGACTGA
- a CDS encoding globin domain-containing protein, whose protein sequence is MLSPKAAETVRATLPAVGGAIGEITPLFYDKLFAAHPELLRDLFNRGNQANGTQRQALAGSIAAFATALVEHPDVRPDAMLARIAHKHASLGVTAAQYRVVHTHLFAAIVEVLGDAVTPEVAAAWDEVYWLMANALIAIEKRLYEEAGAADGNSWREYRVRSRQTETAEVAAFAVQPADGGPVPAFRPGQYVSVQVELADGARQIRQYSLVGGDEGALRFAVKRVDGEPAGEVSRHLHTEVREGDLLRISAPFGDVQLDSAERPVVLVSAGIGCTPMIGMLADLAARGSERRVIAVHGDRDPASHAFRAELEQYTGKLAAGESHVWYEQPADDRPAERTGFVDLAALDLPTDATAYLCGPLPFLRAARAQLVEAGLNPADIHYEVFGPDLWLGA, encoded by the coding sequence ATGCTGTCCCCGAAGGCTGCCGAGACCGTCCGGGCCACCCTGCCCGCCGTGGGCGGAGCGATCGGCGAGATCACGCCGCTGTTCTACGACAAGCTCTTCGCCGCCCACCCGGAGCTGCTGCGCGACCTCTTCAACCGGGGCAACCAGGCCAACGGCACCCAGCGGCAGGCGCTCGCTGGGTCGATCGCCGCGTTCGCCACCGCGCTGGTCGAGCACCCCGACGTCCGGCCGGACGCGATGCTCGCGCGGATCGCCCACAAGCACGCCTCGCTCGGCGTCACCGCCGCGCAGTACCGGGTCGTCCACACGCACCTGTTCGCGGCGATCGTGGAGGTGCTCGGCGACGCCGTCACCCCCGAGGTCGCGGCCGCCTGGGACGAGGTCTACTGGCTGATGGCCAACGCGCTGATCGCCATCGAGAAGCGCCTGTACGAGGAGGCCGGGGCAGCCGACGGGAACTCCTGGCGCGAGTACCGGGTCCGCTCGCGGCAGACCGAGACGGCCGAGGTCGCCGCCTTCGCGGTGCAGCCGGCGGACGGCGGCCCGGTGCCCGCCTTCCGGCCCGGCCAGTACGTCTCGGTGCAGGTCGAACTCGCCGACGGGGCACGGCAGATACGCCAGTACAGCCTGGTCGGCGGGGACGAGGGCGCGCTGCGCTTCGCGGTCAAGCGGGTCGACGGCGAGCCGGCCGGTGAGGTCTCCCGGCACCTGCACACCGAGGTCCGCGAGGGCGACCTGCTGCGGATCAGCGCGCCCTTCGGCGACGTGCAGCTGGACTCCGCCGAGCGCCCGGTCGTCCTGGTGTCGGCCGGTATCGGGTGCACGCCGATGATCGGCATGCTCGCCGACCTCGCCGCACGCGGCTCCGAGCGCCGGGTGATCGCGGTCCACGGCGACCGCGACCCGGCCTCGCACGCCTTCCGGGCCGAACTGGAGCAGTACACCGGCAAGCTCGCCGCCGGTGAGTCGCACGTCTGGTACGAGCAGCCCGCCGACGACCGGCCCGCCGAGCGGACCGGGTTCGTCGACCTGGCGGCGCTGGACCTGCCCACCGACGCGACGGCCTACCTCTGCGGGCCGCTGCCGTTCCTGCGCGCCGCCCGCGCCCAGCTGGTCGAGGCCGGCCTGAACCCGGCCGACATCCACTACGAGGTCTTCGGCCCCGACCTCTGGCTCGGCGCGTAG
- a CDS encoding DUF3050 domain-containing protein, whose product MATDRYHWDRTHPGLTALREAIEPVRREVVGHPVYHLLDGLEQVRTFQEHHVYAVWDFMSLLKCLQQRLTCVSLPWLPDGPTASRRLINEIVLVEESDELGEGWISHFELYLDGMARSGADTAAVTAFLDLLRAGNPVARAAKEAGIPQASADFAAVTFDIIEHAPVHCQAAAFAFGREDLIPEMFEQVVRIDDAAGRLGVFKDYLARHIEVDGEQHTPMAMQMLIDLCGDDRARWEECAETVRTALRARIALWDAIAAAL is encoded by the coding sequence ATGGCCACCGACCGTTACCACTGGGACCGCACCCACCCCGGCCTGACCGCGCTGCGCGAAGCGATCGAGCCGGTCCGCCGCGAGGTGGTCGGCCACCCCGTCTACCACCTGCTGGACGGCCTGGAGCAGGTGCGGACCTTCCAGGAGCACCACGTCTACGCGGTCTGGGACTTCATGTCCCTGCTCAAGTGCCTCCAGCAGCGGCTCACCTGCGTCTCGCTGCCCTGGCTGCCCGACGGCCCCACCGCCAGCCGCCGGCTGATCAACGAGATCGTGCTGGTCGAGGAGAGCGACGAACTCGGCGAGGGCTGGATCAGCCACTTCGAGCTCTACCTGGACGGCATGGCCCGCTCGGGCGCCGACACCGCCGCGGTGACCGCCTTCCTCGACCTGCTGCGCGCGGGGAACCCGGTGGCCCGGGCCGCGAAGGAGGCCGGGATCCCGCAGGCCTCGGCCGACTTCGCCGCGGTCACCTTCGACATCATCGAGCACGCCCCGGTGCACTGCCAGGCCGCCGCGTTCGCCTTCGGCCGCGAGGACCTGATTCCGGAGATGTTCGAGCAGGTCGTCCGGATCGACGACGCGGCGGGCCGGCTGGGCGTCTTCAAGGACTACCTGGCCCGGCACATCGAGGTCGACGGCGAGCAGCACACCCCGATGGCGATGCAGATGCTGATCGACCTCTGCGGCGACGACCGGGCCCGCTGGGAGGAGTGCGCCGAGACCGTCCGCACCGCCCTGCGCGCCCGGATCGCCCTGTGGGACGCCATCGCCGCCGCCCTGTGA